The stretch of DNA TttaaaacagcagcagcttcagctctCAAGGTCCACTCTTCACACTCGCCACACTCTCAACACATCCTTCGCCAGAGACCACCAGCTCTGGTAAGTTACTTGCTATTTTCCATGCTTTCATGAAATAATTAAGTGCAAAAAAACTACAATAGAAATGACAAGAACATAATGgaaaacagtagaaatatgGTGTTTTGGCTGCGTTGCTCTCTCTTGGAAGTAAAATATTCTCAACGGTTGCCACTTTTCACGCTGTGCTTCTTCAGTTGTCCCTGGAGGTCAGACTGTTCATGAATTTCATGCTTCACAATTTGCATGTCAAGCAGGCAATTGTTGGGGCTTGTTATGTATTGGAATATTTTTTAGAAATTTcttttacagatgttttttttttctccaataaaTGCATATAGGTAATGACTACTTGAAACGAATACCTTTATCTAGGCTTCAATCATACACCTCCGAGTTTAGAAGATGTTAACATTTCCAAGAATATCAAAGCTGTTTTCCATGGTGGAACAAGAAGACATCTATTGTGAGGTAATAAAGGAGAGAACAAAGAAAGATTTGGGTTTAATGATCACTGTTGAGTCAAATCATTATAAGTCTGTGAAAGAGTTTCTTGCAGTTGATGAAAGTGTTTAGTAACACAGCTGTCGGCTGTTATTTCACATGTGGTGGCATTGGTCATGCAgagttctgcagcagacagacgTTTCTAGATGTGCTACTGCACGAAGGCTCCTCTGCAGACACAAAGAAACGGGCAAGGCTGAGGTGCGAAACACAATGCTTAGCAAGAGAGACAgaacaacccagtctcacagaaaatgtGTTACATGAAAGTCAAAGTTAAGTCTGTTGAGTGACAGTACTCTGGTAAGCACAATTTTGAAAGGCAGTTGTTGGTGCATAACGATTTTTGTCATCAAGAATGTGTCGTACTTTAATCATTTTGGAGTTTTCATTGTGAAAATGCTGCAGTTAGTGCTGTGGAACAACATTCTAGTGTGAGATTACATCGGTTGAGTTGACGAGATAAACCTCAAGCCAACAGCTCAACCCATCTACAGATTAGTGGTGAGAAGTGGCCTCAACTGATATATATGCTCAAAAATacaagaaccaaaaaaaaacagcagcactTGAAATCTATGCAGATTTCAACATCATGGGGTCAGTCTACAACTACACAATGAGACACTCATAATCCACACAAGATGCACAGTGGACTCCTGAAGAAGATTACGACAATTTACCTTAAAAAACATGTGATCTAATAGCATAAAACAGCTCACAGTACTTTATACAAAGTTAatttataaattaaaaaaagattcaatgccttatttttcatttatgtatcctttaatcattaaaacattttcaatcactGTATATATTTTATCTCATTGGAAATCAGgtttctctccgggtactccggcttcctcccactgtccaaaaacatgcatgttaggttaattggtgtctctaaaattgtccttaggagtgagtgcgagtgtgtgtgtagttgtttgtctcgtttgtctctgtgtggccctgtgatggactggcggcctgttcagggtgtaccccgcctctcgcccaatgaccgctgggataggctccagccccccccgacCCAACCAACGGATTCatcgggtatagaaaatggatggatggattgatggatggaaatCAGGTtgatatttgctgttatttaaaATCAGTTCCTACACAATGGAAATGTATTGCGGGAACAAAGCATCTGAACGTTTTATCTGATCTTTTGATCAACAAAAATCTTTGATTCATAAGTGGCCTTGGTCTGTCCATTATGTCAATAGAGCGCAGTCAATGTGCATTTAATAAGTTTGCATGAAAAGAGTATTTTCTATACATGAAAGGATACAAAATGCCATACATATGTGGCAACACCATTCCTTCgattcactttttaattactaaCAGTTTGTGTTTTCCACAGGGTGAAATAACTTGTCTGAAAGGCAGAGATTCTCTTGAAACCTTCCACATCAGTCAGCAAGCCGAAGACTAGATCTCAGATtactttttcattaaaaaaaaaaattctgttcaaTAGTCTTCATGAATATCATGATTATGAACAATCTGAAGTGAGAAGTCTTTGCTTCGACTGTATCAAAATCCATTACCCTGTTTGCACATCGGCCCTGTACAAATTATATTAATGAGCATTGTGAAAGAACAGTAGAGCCAGACGGTCACCGTCCATACTGTTGTTGCCAATTATTTAATGTGGCAAACTGCGATGATGAGCAAATCGTTCAATTAGGAAAGACAAACTATGTCCACAAACAGACTTTCACTAGTTCTGGCAGTGTATCGAGGATTTTTAAGGGTTCTACAAACTTTACACTGCGAatcaacacacatacacacatttgtATTTTTACTGCATTTTGTGGCATTCATGTTTCATTTATGGCTTTCAAATTTTTTATTGTAGGATATGAAaggatacaaaaaaaacaagaaacaacatccatgcttttcttttttcttttttaaatcttatttaTTCTTAATGCTGTACATATTATAGGAGAGCATCCTTCTGCCTTCCACTCAAACACAACTGAAACAATTGCTTCTCCTCAAAGTCAAGAAAGGTTCCTTGATGCCTGCGTCTTTAGTATGCTGCCTCCCATCAATCTCTGCTGTCTTGGATCCTTTGAGTTCCACAAAGGGCAGAGTCTCTTTATTTTCAGAGGATGTTCAGGAATACATGTGTAGCAACCGTTTGTACACTTACATGAGCAAAGCCAGTCAATAATTTACACCTGCACATTTGGTTGCACTACACAGTCTTCAAGTACAAGACGAGTTATCTGGTGTCCTGAAGGACTCAATTCAGAGGGAACCAACTAAGGAACCATTATTGATTTTTAGACATAAATGGTACAAGTTCCGATGTTTTATATGATTTTGCTTAGTCAGATATTTTAAGTGAAATCACAGACATTACATCAGCGAGCTGGCTTCAATACAAGAATCCGCTGAAGGGCTTTTGTTATGGGGTGATTTATTTAGAAATGCAACCCTGGTGGCTCCTGTTATTAAAACATACCTCTCTGCCATTCTCAGCAGGTTGCCAGGCATGGGACACTCAATTGAGAGGCCTCCTAGACCTATACAAAGATTAAAGTACATGTAATATAGGAATGTTTTACTTAATTTCTTTTGAATTGAATCTAATATAACTTTAGTGAAGAACTTTTGGATCAGGTTCAAAGGCATCAAAGTCAACTGCTCCCTGTTATGAGGTTGTTTTACACTCTCAATTTGTATTGTCAGTAGACAGAAGTAAAAACATATCTATGTTGGAGTTCTCATAAGGATCTATTGACTGGGAAAGGAAGACATGGTTTTACAGTTGGCTAGTGGTAGAACTGCATTTTGTTTCATTGGGTACttatttgtaagaaaaaaaaatagcttgtGTATATATATCTTAATATATATGCACTTCAGTCTCCATCAAATGATGTGATGATAATCAGCAAATCTGACATATGCAAATAAATTCACAGAATTCACGACAAAGGACACATCTCAGCCATGTTTCATTATTCCGTAGATGTTAAAATAGCCAAATGGGTCAGCTGATTAATAATCCCACTTGTATTGTACAGAATGTAAATCAGGATACAACTTTATCATGTGGCATTTTCCAAATGTACAATGATGTTTTGCTACTGATTCACCATGAAATGCCTTCATAATTATTACTCTCAGTATACTGTGCTCTTTGCCTTTCACTGTGTAAATGTGTTGGTAAAAGCAAGCTTTTTCCCTAATAGAGCTCTTGTTTATAAATGTCATGAACTGATTTAATTGGAATCTTGTTTAAATGTTTCATGTATCTGACAGTCTGACCTTTAGATAAGTTATTAATGTTGTATTTTAAGCGATGTAAACCTGTTTTGCTGTATTTTGTGCAGCGCAGACAGACTGAGCTCTGCTCCCATGGAGGGTGATCACAGTGTCTCGACAGGAAGCACACAACCATCCGTGTCTGGAGAACAGTCTGATGGGCATATTTATGAAGTCTCAGTACAGAGCAACTCCACCAACCACAGCTCCCTGTTTGCAGATGTGGCCTTGCTGCAGACATTCAAGCCTCTCATCATACCCTGTTACGTGCTTGTGGTGGTGGTTGGCGTCTTTGGAAACTACCTTCTCCTCTACGTCATTTGCAGAACTCGAAAGATGCACAGCGTCACCAACTTCTTCATAGGAAACCTGGCCTTCTCTGACATGCTCATGTGTGTGACATGTGTCCCCTTTACCCTCGCCTACGCCTTCAACCCACACGGTTGGGTTTTTGGTCGCTCTATGTGCTACCTGGTGTTCCTCATCCAACCAGTCACAGTGTATGTTTCCGTCTTCACGCTCACTGCCATTGCTGTAGACAGGTGGGTGGCTCTATCTACATTGTAGGATTGTTCCTCAGATCACACGTAGCATTTTAGCAGAGTTATTTTTCAAGCTTTTTGATTCTTTTGACTCTCTCGTGTAGTGCTATTCTCTTTCGAACATAAACGGGTTTGTTTCAGGCAAGAATCCAAAATTGGGAAGAGACAATCCTCATGGATTTAAGGTTAAATAACATTGCAAAGCCGAGAATTAATTGAGAAATACAATCTTCCCCTATCATGTGTACTCATTTCGCTAATTTCATGATATAATGTGATCTCTCCCGGCTTTATATTAATCAACAATCAGGCATTTAGTCATCTATAAAATGGTTTCGTGAATGAGATATTTCAATCAACAAGCAGCTGATAAAGGTATAAACATTACACGTACAGTACAGGTGCACTAGTCAAAGTCTCGCAAACACACCATGAAAAATCCAATTATTCAGATTTTGCACACGCACAGAATTAAAAGAAACAGGTGTGTGCTTCAAAGACCCATCTCCCATTAGACCCGGGGATTCTGCAGATGTGCTCACAGCTCACCAGACCGAAAATTAATTCATCTACAGTGAAGCTTCCCTTCTGTATTTTTGCTACTGGCAATTTATCTTCTTTCAGAGCACATTACATCTACATGAAATGAGACTCGCTTTGCTTTCACTGAGAAAGTGTTGCTTCTGCTGTTCTCTTTTGCGCACCTGTGATCAGTCTTCAAagttgtaaatataaatgatttTCCTGCTTTTCCTCTGTGACTGTACAGGTCGCAGACTCTGCTCTATACTAATTTGATTGCCCTATTGTAAAGCACGTCTTACTTCACTGAATGCAGACTAACTGCTTTTGAGCTAATCATCTTgtttaacatgtttacatgcgaTTACCACATGAGCTGGGGACTTGAACTTTCAATATAATTGTGCGACACGAAGTTCAAGATGGCACTAATTCAAACATTAGATTCTGAGTAGCTCTGCATTAACATagcatgagtttttttttaattcccttTTTATACAGCCCCACTCTTCATTATTACAGATATTACGCAACAGTGCACCCCCTGAAGAAGCGGACCTCTGTGGCTACCTGTGCCTCCGTCCTCACTGGGATCTGGTTGCTGTCTTGTGGTTTGGTGGCTCCTGCAGTGACTCACACCTATCATGTTGAGTTCAAAGAGGAAGGCTTCACTA from Odontesthes bonariensis isolate fOdoBon6 chromosome 22, fOdoBon6.hap1, whole genome shotgun sequence encodes:
- the LOC142372777 gene encoding prolactin-releasing peptide receptor-like produces the protein MEGDHSVSTGSTQPSVSGEQSDGHIYEVSVQSNSTNHSSLFADVALLQTFKPLIIPCYVLVVVVGVFGNYLLLYVICRTRKMHSVTNFFIGNLAFSDMLMCVTCVPFTLAYAFNPHGWVFGRSMCYLVFLIQPVTVYVSVFTLTAIAVDRYYATVHPLKKRTSVATCASVLTGIWLLSCGLVAPAVTHTYHVEFKEEGFTICEEFWLGQEKERCAYAYSTLLVTYVLPLSAVFVSYLCITVKLKKCVAPGNRTQDKASAQQARKRKIFRLVALLVSAFALCWLPIHVFNVLRDIDIHLINKRYFLLIQLLCHLCAMSSSCCNPFLYAWLHDRFRSELRKMLKCHHRIGVPASNCAAGVVL